One window of Lentisphaera araneosa HTCC2155 genomic DNA carries:
- a CDS encoding Tll0287-like domain-containing protein, with protein sequence MKFIKTTCFALALGASFFTSCNKPAESAAAPAAAEPSVKPEKMADALFAVMKGTRTAYTKHVIKNLGKEKKIIKPHEQWEDRENGVMLPAQMFRYARDLAMEQNPGFTYSLQSEWPINKQNAPKTPMEKEGLKYIGANPGKNFYGTEDLGGKKFYTAVYPDVAVSDACIDCHNDHKDSPRDDFAMGEVMGGVVIRIPMN encoded by the coding sequence ATGAAATTCATTAAAACTACCTGTTTCGCTCTAGCTTTAGGAGCTAGCTTTTTTACATCTTGCAATAAACCTGCTGAATCTGCCGCTGCTCCAGCTGCTGCAGAGCCAAGCGTTAAGCCAGAAAAAATGGCCGATGCTCTCTTCGCTGTTATGAAAGGTACTAGAACTGCCTACACTAAACACGTGATTAAAAACCTCGGTAAAGAGAAGAAAATTATTAAGCCTCACGAACAGTGGGAAGACAGAGAAAATGGCGTCATGCTTCCAGCTCAGATGTTCCGTTATGCTCGTGACCTCGCTATGGAACAAAACCCAGGCTTCACTTACTCTCTCCAATCTGAGTGGCCCATCAATAAACAAAATGCCCCAAAAACTCCCATGGAGAAAGAAGGCCTAAAATATATTGGTGCTAACCCAGGCAAGAACTTCTATGGTACTGAAGATCTCGGCGGTAAAAAGTTTTACACGGCTGTTTACCCTGATGTTGCCGTATCTGATGCTTGCATAGATTGTCATAACGATCACAAAGATTCTCCGCGTGATGATTTTGCAATGGGAGAAGTTATGGGTGGTGTTGTCATCCGTATCCCTATGAACTAG